A segment of the Chloroflexota bacterium genome:
TCTATTCTAGCAATCCTGATTCCCGTGTTGATCGCCGCCGTGGTGATATTAGTGGTATCGTGGATTGTATGGCGTATGTATCGCAAAGCGTATCAATAAAGAAGGAGAATGAATAATGTCTGATTATTATGGACCGCCTGCCTCTGCACAAAATAGCTCGATGGCTGTGATCAGCCTGATCGCCGGGATTCTTGGCCTGACGCTGTTCCCTGTTTTGGGGAGCATTATCGCTGTGATTACCGGTCCAATGGCGAAGAAAGAAATCGCTGCCAGTGCGGGGACATTGGGTGGCGAGGGCTTGGCTCAGGCCGGAATGATCCTGGGCTGGATTGGGATTGGCCTCTCGGTGTTAGGGGTGTGTATTGGCGGCGTGCTGATCGTTGTGCCGTTTTGTATCGCCTTTAGCGCTGGAGAGTGGAGTTCACTTTTCCCCTTGTTGCATAGTTTGATTTAATGGCTCTTTAGGAATACCGTAAACAATCGCCACGGGGATTCCCAGATGCCTGGATTGATCAATACATTTTTCTAAATTATTTGGAGGTTATGATGGAAGAACAAACGTTTGTAGATGAAACTGGCGCAGAAAAGAATAACAAGCTATGGATTATCCTGGCTGTTGTTGCGGTCGTGCTGTGCTGTTGCTGTGTTGTCGCAGGGGCTGCTGGCATGTATCTATGGAATAATGGTGATGCACTTTTTGGCCTGACATCCAAACTGGTTTTTAACTTGCTTTAGGAACTGCTTTGCTCCAGACCTCCGAGATTTTCTGTAAAAAATCTCGGAGGTCTTTGTTTAACGAAAGCGTGCCTGTAATTCTAATAATGCTCTTTGCGCTTTGTGCTTTTGGACTTGTGTCAGCGGTAGATCGTCAAATTCATCCTCATCCAGCACCAATTGCCGCCCATCGGGGAAAACCAACAAATCCAAAGCCAGATCGCGGTAACTCACATAGCGCCCATCAAATTCTGCCGGGGAAGCCACATTGCAATACCAGCCGCGTAGCTGATCATTTTCATGAGCACGAATTTCAAAAATATTGTACCAATGCTCGAAATAATAC
Coding sequences within it:
- a CDS encoding DUF4190 domain-containing protein is translated as MSDYYGPPASAQNSSMAVISLIAGILGLTLFPVLGSIIAVITGPMAKKEIAASAGTLGGEGLAQAGMILGWIGIGLSVLGVCIGGVLIVVPFCIAFSAGEWSSLFPLLHSLI
- a CDS encoding DUF402 domain-containing protein, which encodes MIETHPITVIKQNHTGAEVWRYDGKVITRTEDHLVVEAFFDREDMRFHGMWLRRGDRFLETYYFEHWYNIFEIRAHENDQLRGWYCNVASPAEFDGRYVSYRDLALDLLVFPDGRQLVLDEDEFDDLPLTQVQKHKAQRALLELQARFR